One genomic segment of Gossypium arboreum isolate Shixiya-1 chromosome 3, ASM2569848v2, whole genome shotgun sequence includes these proteins:
- the LOC108475290 gene encoding serine/threonine-protein phosphatase 7 long form homolog, translating into MASLINKELSHICDTVNNTDSYRILRGRVNGVGYSSDTRLMPYLDLVGFRSAALTRTFDLRYNLISALVERWRPETHTFHLPCGECTVTLEDVALQFGLPIDGDAITGISAIAEPTALCYSLLRASPGDVESTFSELKFTWLKANFQHLSNNATEEELVCVARTYIMHIIGGVLMPNSNNNTVHLQYLPLLADLRSVRSYSWGSAVLGMLYRELCRTTKPDAVDMGGCLILLQSWALYRMPFLASVSHQPYVYPLVNRWSIYPGIGRSYTVPIYRLMIEQHVGEGFIWMPYRRPEIAAIIPSSAYVDFHLWCTNAPIISFNVGEEVHGKNKRGRHGQHWGVTHRRYIAV; encoded by the exons ATGGCTTCATTGATCAATAAGGAACTTTCTCACATATGTGACACAGTTAATAATACg GACTCGTACCGCATATTAAGGGGCCGGGTGAATGGTGTAGGATATTCCTCGGATACACGACTGATGCCCTACTTAGACCTAGTTGGATTCAGGTCAGCAGCATTGACCCGGACGTTCGATTTGCGGTACAATTTAATATCCGCATTGGTCGAGCGTTGGCGACCGGAGACCCACACTTTTCATTTGCCGTGTGGGGAGTGCACAGTCACTCTGGAGGATGTTGCATTACAGTTTGGGCTCCCAATTGACGGGGATGCAATCACGGGCATAAGTGCGATAGCTGAGCCGACTGCACTTTGTTATAGCCTACTAAGAGCCTCACCCGGCGATGTTGAGTCTACTTTTTCGGAGCTAAAATTTACATGGCTAAAAGCCAATTTTCAGCATTTATCAAATAATGCCACCGAGGAAGAGTTGGTGTGCGTAGCTCGAACGTACATTATGCATATCATAGGGGGTGTACTGATGCCCAATTCGAACAACAACACGGTTCATCTCCAGTATTTACCTCTGTTAGCTGATCTGCGTAGTGTTCGCTCCTATAGTTGGGGTTCCGCAGTTCTGGGTATGTTGTATCGTGAGCTTTGTCGGACGACAAAGCCTGATGCTGTAGACATGGGCGGATGCCTTATATTGTTGCAATCATGGGCTCTTTAtcggatgccattcttggcatcggTTAGTCACCAGCCATACGTATATCCGCTAGTTAAcag ATGGAGTATTTATCCGGGTATCGGGAGGTCGTACACTGTCCCGATATATCGTCTGATGATTGAACAACATGTCGGGGAAGGG TTTATATGGATGCCATACCGTAGACCAGAAATTGCGGCTATTATACCCTCGTCTGCCTATGTTGATTTTCATTTGTGGTGCACTAACGCACCAATTATCAGTTTCAAT GTGGGGGAGGAGGTTCACGGGAAGAACAAGAGAGGGAGACATGGACAGCATTGGGGGGTTACGCACCGGAGATATATTGCGGTGTGA